One Comamonas endophytica DNA window includes the following coding sequences:
- a CDS encoding ABC transporter permease, giving the protein MNGSSAWALGWRTLWRDVRAGELRLLIVAVTLAVAALTAVGFFADRLQGGLERDARQLLGGDVVVVSDNPPPAQFAGRAQQLGLQSVVTVGFPTMGRAPDAQGGASRLVALKSVPPGYPLRGTLRTAGAPGAAGEATRDIPAAGEVWVDAPLLEALGLRLGDPLLLGDATLRIGRILVLEPDRGSGFMSFAPRVMLNAADLESTALVQPASRLTYRLAVAGEDAAVRQFQAWTEEAVKAPGMHGMRIESLDSGRPEMRQTLERAEKFLSLVALLAALLSAVAVALAARGFANDHLDASAMLRVLGQSQRRIAGAYTIEFALVGLFSSALGVAIGYGVHHVFVQLLAGLVDSALPAPSARPVVFGLVMGMTLLFTFGLPPVLQLARVPPLRVMRRDLGALKPASWLVLVLGVAGFAALLLAVSRDLKLGLIAVAGFGAAVALFAGLAWLAVKLLRRLVNESTAPRWLVLATRQISARPVYAVLQVSSLAVGLLALVLLVLLRTDLIGSWRAASPPDAPNRFVINIMPDQAQAFQQELQKAGVARYDWYPMIRGRLVQVNGRDVHPDDYTEDRAKRLVDREFNLSTAEQAPEHNQIVAGRWTPGEQGVLSVEEGIAETLGLKLGDRLTFDVGGVQNEARITSLRKVDWGSLRANFFVMYPVEHLPDVAVTYLAAYRAPETKGFDNALVRAFPNITNVDMGSTLAQIQQVLDQVVRAVEFLFAFTLAAGLVVLFAAVTATREERAREYAIMRAVGARASLLRQVQRAELAGVGLLAGFLASSVAMAIGWALARYAFDFVWTASPWVPVAGALAGALLAWLAGWWGLREVLRRPVMTTLRQAAE; this is encoded by the coding sequence ATGAATGGATCATCAGCTTGGGCTTTGGGTTGGCGCACCTTGTGGCGCGATGTGCGTGCGGGCGAGCTGCGCCTGTTGATCGTCGCGGTGACGCTGGCGGTGGCGGCATTGACCGCGGTGGGCTTCTTTGCCGACCGGCTGCAGGGCGGGCTCGAGCGCGATGCGCGCCAGCTGCTGGGCGGCGATGTGGTGGTCGTGAGCGACAACCCGCCGCCCGCGCAGTTTGCCGGGCGCGCACAGCAGTTGGGGCTGCAGAGCGTGGTCACGGTGGGCTTTCCCACCATGGGGCGCGCCCCCGATGCACAGGGCGGCGCCAGCCGGCTGGTGGCGCTCAAGAGCGTGCCGCCGGGCTATCCGCTGCGCGGCACGCTGCGCACGGCCGGCGCCCCGGGTGCGGCAGGCGAGGCCACGCGCGACATTCCCGCGGCCGGCGAGGTCTGGGTCGATGCGCCGCTGCTCGAAGCGCTGGGCCTGCGGCTGGGCGACCCGCTGCTGCTGGGCGATGCCACGCTGCGCATCGGCCGCATCCTGGTGCTGGAGCCCGATCGCGGCTCGGGTTTCATGAGCTTCGCGCCGCGCGTCATGCTCAACGCGGCGGACCTGGAGTCCACCGCGCTGGTCCAGCCCGCCAGCCGCCTGACCTATCGCCTGGCCGTGGCCGGCGAAGATGCCGCGGTGCGCCAGTTCCAGGCCTGGACCGAGGAAGCGGTGAAGGCGCCAGGCATGCACGGCATGCGCATCGAATCGCTGGACAGCGGCCGCCCCGAGATGCGCCAGACGCTTGAACGCGCCGAGAAATTCCTCAGCCTGGTGGCGCTGCTGGCCGCGCTGCTGTCGGCCGTGGCCGTGGCGCTGGCCGCGCGCGGCTTTGCCAACGACCACCTCGATGCCTCGGCCATGCTGCGCGTGCTGGGCCAGAGCCAGAGGCGCATTGCCGGCGCCTATACGATTGAATTCGCACTGGTGGGTCTGTTTTCCAGTGCGCTTGGTGTGGCCATCGGTTATGGAGTGCACCATGTGTTCGTGCAGCTGCTGGCCGGGCTCGTGGATTCGGCGCTGCCCGCGCCCAGCGCGCGGCCGGTGGTGTTCGGGCTGGTCATGGGCATGACGCTCCTGTTCACCTTCGGCCTGCCGCCGGTGCTGCAGCTGGCCCGGGTGCCGCCGCTGCGCGTCATGCGCCGCGACCTCGGCGCGCTCAAGCCGGCCTCGTGGCTGGTGCTGGTGCTGGGGGTTGCGGGCTTTGCCGCGCTGCTGCTGGCGGTGAGCCGCGATCTCAAGCTCGGACTGATCGCCGTGGCCGGGTTCGGCGCCGCGGTGGCGCTGTTCGCGGGCCTGGCGTGGCTGGCCGTGAAGCTGCTGCGCCGGCTGGTCAATGAATCGACGGCACCGCGCTGGCTGGTGCTGGCGACGCGGCAGATCTCGGCGCGCCCGGTCTATGCCGTGCTGCAGGTCAGCAGCCTGGCCGTGGGCCTGCTGGCGCTGGTGCTGCTGGTGCTGCTGCGCACCGACCTGATCGGCAGCTGGCGCGCGGCCTCGCCGCCCGATGCGCCCAACCGCTTCGTCATCAACATCATGCCGGACCAGGCGCAGGCCTTCCAGCAGGAGCTGCAGAAGGCCGGCGTGGCGCGCTACGACTGGTATCCGATGATCCGCGGCCGGCTGGTGCAGGTCAACGGCCGCGACGTGCACCCCGACGATTACACCGAGGACCGCGCCAAACGCCTGGTGGACCGCGAGTTCAACCTGTCGACGGCCGAGCAGGCGCCCGAGCACAACCAGATCGTCGCCGGCCGCTGGACGCCGGGCGAGCAGGGCGTGCTGAGCGTCGAGGAAGGCATTGCCGAGACCCTGGGCCTGAAGCTGGGCGACCGGCTGACGTTTGACGTCGGCGGGGTGCAGAACGAGGCCCGCATCACCAGCCTGCGCAAGGTCGACTGGGGCTCGCTGCGCGCCAACTTCTTCGTCATGTACCCGGTCGAGCACCTGCCCGATGTCGCCGTGACCTATCTGGCGGCCTACCGCGCGCCCGAAACCAAGGGCTTCGACAACGCGCTGGTGCGCGCGTTTCCCAACATCACCAATGTCGACATGGGCAGCACGCTGGCGCAGATCCAGCAGGTGCTCGACCAGGTCGTGCGCGCGGTCGAGTTCCTGTTCGCCTTCACGCTGGCCGCGGGCCTGGTGGTGCTGTTTGCCGCCGTGACCGCCACGCGTGAGGAGCGTGCGCGCGAGTACGCGATCATGCGCGCCGTCGGCGCGCGCGCCAGCCTGCTGCGCCAGGTGCAGCGCGCCGAACTGGCGGGCGTGGGGCTGCTGGCGGGGTTCCTGGCCAGCAGCGTGGCCATGGCCATCGGCTGGGCGCTGGCGCGCTATGCCTTCGACTTCGTCTGGACGGCCTCGCCCTGGGTGCCGGTGGCCGGGGCGCTGGCGGGTGCGCTGCTGGCCTGGCTGGCGGGCTGGTGGGGCCTGCGCGAGGTGCTGCGCCGGCCGGTCATGACGACGCTGCGCCAGGCAGCGGAGTAG
- a CDS encoding alpha/beta hydrolase domain-containing protein: MRRFQLSALALGIAALAGCGGSSSDGDDAAAAQPRLTMQITATQDFPGSYGAVGAYEKVSGTLRGELDPRDPKNATIQDLQLAPVNSRGMVEYATDFTLLKPKEMAKASGILRYDAPNRGNILTMPNPSATPGDAVYLERGYVMLYAAWQGDVPKSNPERLTAQVPVARNPDGSSITGAYRTELVPSSATSTMALPGGVFNGTMLPYAPASLDNTRPGYSLTRRINETDPREPIAAADWKFANCSDSAPFPGTPDETRVCLKQGFDPLYLYELVYEAKDPKVMGVGLAGLRDAVGFFRKAEKDSEGNANPLAGRIRHTIGQGTSQSGNAMKTFLHLGFNQALDGSRVFDGMFAHVAARQTNVNTRFAVPGGGGGLRTDHTAFGQTAPRGLDKDYVDGISGRNGGVMRRCSATDTCPKFFLGLSGTEFWQLQGSPALTNTEGTQDLAQPENARVYYYASTQHGGAGGEASISYAPSRNVYPSGTVVHFNDTFRALFIALEDWVTTGKQPPASQVPRVADGSLVRPEQVRFPVMRGLQWKVGSQLTDIPAFNYLARHNDFELLDFGPQFRPEDEAGIAGIFPPRQTGRFYPIMVPQVDGSTGLTRAGIRSVEAQAPLGTSIEFNYVNSERIVDLTNLGGSYIPFHKTQAARIAAGDTRPSLQELYGSQQGYVQAVRSAADRLVEQRFLLRRDADAIVQKAQASAIFE; this comes from the coding sequence ATGCGTAGATTCCAACTTTCCGCCCTGGCGCTGGGCATTGCCGCGCTGGCCGGCTGCGGCGGCTCGTCCAGTGACGGGGACGATGCCGCGGCGGCGCAGCCCAGGCTCACCATGCAGATCACGGCTACCCAGGATTTCCCCGGCAGCTACGGCGCCGTGGGCGCCTACGAGAAGGTCAGCGGCACCCTGCGCGGTGAGCTCGACCCCAGGGATCCGAAGAATGCCACCATCCAGGATCTGCAGCTCGCGCCCGTCAACAGCCGCGGCATGGTCGAGTACGCCACCGACTTCACGCTGCTCAAGCCCAAAGAGATGGCCAAGGCCAGCGGCATCCTGCGTTACGACGCGCCGAACCGCGGCAACATCCTGACCATGCCCAACCCCAGCGCCACGCCCGGCGACGCGGTCTACCTGGAGCGCGGCTACGTCATGCTGTACGCGGCCTGGCAAGGCGACGTGCCCAAGAGCAACCCCGAGCGCCTGACGGCGCAGGTGCCGGTGGCAAGGAACCCCGATGGCAGCAGCATCACCGGCGCCTACCGCACCGAGCTGGTGCCCTCCTCCGCCACCTCGACCATGGCCTTGCCCGGCGGAGTCTTCAACGGCACGATGCTGCCCTATGCTCCCGCCAGCCTGGACAACACCCGGCCCGGCTATTCGCTCACACGGCGCATCAACGAGACCGATCCGCGCGAGCCCATTGCCGCCGCCGACTGGAAGTTCGCCAACTGCAGCGACAGCGCACCCTTCCCCGGCACGCCCGACGAGACCCGGGTCTGCCTGAAGCAGGGCTTCGATCCACTCTATCTCTACGAGCTGGTGTACGAGGCCAAGGACCCCAAGGTCATGGGGGTGGGCCTGGCGGGCCTGCGCGACGCGGTGGGCTTCTTCCGCAAGGCCGAGAAGGACTCCGAAGGCAACGCCAATCCGCTGGCCGGGCGCATCAGGCACACCATCGGCCAGGGCACCTCGCAATCCGGCAATGCCATGAAAACCTTCCTGCACCTGGGCTTCAACCAGGCGCTGGACGGTTCGCGCGTCTTCGATGGAATGTTCGCGCATGTGGCCGCACGCCAGACCAATGTCAACACGCGCTTTGCGGTGCCCGGCGGCGGCGGCGGCCTGCGCACGGACCACACCGCCTTCGGCCAGACCGCGCCGCGCGGGCTGGACAAGGACTATGTGGACGGCATCAGCGGGCGCAACGGCGGCGTGATGCGCCGCTGCAGCGCCACCGACACCTGCCCGAAGTTCTTCCTGGGGCTGTCCGGCACCGAGTTCTGGCAGCTGCAGGGCTCGCCCGCGCTCACCAACACCGAGGGCACGCAGGATCTGGCGCAGCCCGAGAACGCGCGCGTCTACTACTACGCCAGCACCCAGCATGGCGGCGCGGGCGGAGAAGCGAGCATCAGCTACGCGCCGAGCCGCAACGTCTACCCCTCGGGCACGGTCGTGCATTTCAACGACACCTTCCGCGCGCTGTTCATCGCGCTGGAGGACTGGGTGACCACGGGCAAACAGCCGCCCGCCAGCCAGGTGCCGCGCGTGGCCGACGGCAGCCTGGTGCGGCCCGAGCAGGTGCGCTTTCCGGTGATGCGGGGGCTGCAGTGGAAGGTCGGCAGCCAGTTGACGGATATTCCCGCCTTCAACTACCTGGCGCGCCACAACGACTTCGAGCTGCTGGACTTCGGCCCGCAGTTCCGCCCCGAGGACGAGGCCGGCATTGCCGGCATCTTCCCGCCGCGCCAGACCGGCAGGTTCTACCCGATCATGGTGCCCCAGGTCGATGGCAGCACCGGCCTGACGCGTGCCGGCATCCGCTCGGTGGAAGCGCAGGCACCGCTGGGCACCAGCATCGAGTTCAACTATGTGAACAGCGAAAGGATCGTTGATCTGACCAATCTGGGCGGCAGCTACATTCCCTTCCACAAGACCCAGGCGGCGCGGATCGCCGCAGGCGACACGCGCCCCTCGCTGCAGGAGCTGTATGGATCGCAGCAGGGCTATGTGCAGGCAGTGCGCAGCGCAGCGGACCGGCTGGTGGAGCAGCGCTTCCTGCTGCGCCGCGATGCCGACGCCATCGTGCAGAAGGCGCAGGCCAGCGCGATCTTCGAGTAG
- a CDS encoding group II truncated hemoglobin encodes MQIEEKPPFDTPFEWIGGEPAVQRLVDRFYDLMDLEPGYAELRAAHGSALDDARQKLFWFLCGWLGGPDHYQSRFGHPRLKMRHMPFAIGVRERDQWVACMDQAMAETGVPEALRQRLSNSFMGTADWMRNRGG; translated from the coding sequence ATGCAGATTGAAGAAAAACCGCCGTTTGACACCCCGTTCGAATGGATCGGCGGCGAGCCCGCGGTCCAGCGCCTGGTGGACCGCTTCTATGACCTGATGGATCTCGAGCCCGGCTATGCCGAGCTGCGCGCGGCGCATGGCTCGGCGCTGGACGATGCGCGCCAGAAGCTGTTCTGGTTCCTCTGCGGCTGGCTCGGCGGCCCCGACCATTACCAGAGCCGCTTCGGCCACCCGCGGCTGAAGATGCGCCACATGCCCTTCGCCATCGGCGTGCGCGAGCGCGACCAATGGGTGGCCTGCATGGACCAGGCCATGGCCGAGACCGGCGTGCCCGAGGCGCTGCGCCAGCGCCTGTCCAACAGCTTCATGGGCACCGCCGACTGGATGCGCAACCGGGGCGGGTGA
- a CDS encoding type III secretion system chaperone: MSRCFEKALHEFGHRMGLDGLRLDEQGHCALRFDAVHVHLQLLDDEEQVLCYCPLGRLDDQAQPAMAWEMLHAGFLYRHTGGASLSRDKESGECLLSCLIEGAHITVNGLEARMTLLVNTAELWMHRLHSAAPPSAAETALPQRLMQQLV; encoded by the coding sequence ATGAGCCGCTGCTTTGAAAAAGCCTTGCATGAGTTTGGCCACCGGATGGGGCTCGATGGCCTGCGCCTGGATGAGCAGGGACATTGCGCGCTGCGCTTCGATGCGGTGCATGTGCACCTGCAGCTGCTCGACGACGAGGAACAGGTGCTGTGCTACTGCCCGTTGGGCCGGCTCGATGACCAGGCCCAGCCGGCCATGGCCTGGGAGATGCTGCACGCGGGTTTTCTCTACCGGCACACCGGCGGCGCCAGCCTGTCGCGCGACAAGGAAAGCGGCGAGTGCCTGCTGAGCTGCCTGATCGAGGGCGCGCACATCACCGTCAATGGGCTCGAGGCCCGCATGACCCTGCTGGTCAATACCGCCGAGCTCTGGATGCACCGGCTGCACAGCGCGGCGCCCCCCTCCGCCGCGGAAACCGCCCTGCCGCAGCGGTTGATGCAGCAACTGGTCTGA